In the Juglans microcarpa x Juglans regia isolate MS1-56 chromosome 6D, Jm3101_v1.0, whole genome shotgun sequence genome, one interval contains:
- the LOC121234868 gene encoding uncharacterized protein LOC121234868 yields the protein MEMEKMKATRREPPLLLQSCSGQGAAPERAEYDEETRCLAPSFPARRSRRRRRGRLGQPAAESEWKPSLCAIAEDNAMVVMMEKEKAGCANDSGSEAQRSAKRKSGSGAGVHVRSYGDDYGRTHHIPTVIPAFAPTPFMF from the exons atggagatggagaaaaTGAAGGCTACAAGGAGGGAACCTCCGCTTCTCCTACAAT CCTGCTCGGGCCAGGGAGCGGCGCCGGAGAGAGCGGAGTACGATGAGGAGACGAGGTGCCTAGCTCCGTCTTTTCCGGCTAGGAGGAGTCGGCGGAGGAGGCGGGGGCGGCTGGGCCAGCCGGCGGCCGAGTCCGAGTGGAAGCCGTCTCTGTGCGCTATCGCCGAGGACAACGCGATGGTGGTGAtgatggagaaagagaaagcCGGTTGCGCCAATGATTCTGGATCTGAGGCTCAGAGGTCTGCGAAGAGGAAGAGCGGGTCCGGAGCCGGAGTTCATGTCCGTAGCTACGGTGACGATTACGG GCGAACTCATCATATTCCGACTGTCATTCCGGCATTCGCTCCGACTCCGTTCATGTTTTGA
- the LOC121234869 gene encoding organic cation/carnitine transporter 4: MTDASASDPVDRNSDLRSPLLEPEKYPEPKSGHERLCIDDILQRYCGEFGPWQLRHFVLTSLAWALEAFHTMVMIFADREPAWTCTSGSGCDVAAASVCGLEPGSWEWNDGLGSSTVAEWGLVCGQKYRVGLAQAVFFGGCMIGAGIFGHLSDSFLGRKGSLTVVCILNAVFGCLTAFSPDYWIYVLLRLLTGFSTGGVGLCAFVLATEPVGPSKRGYAGMSTFYFFSTGIALLSGIAYIFRSWRALYIASSIPSLLFLVTVLPFISESPRWYLVRGKLTEAMKLLHSIAKYNGKHLPDGIFLALDEEANNSSNYEQTCKQQLETNKAISGSLVDVVRSPVSRIRLCLAVTINFLCSVVYYGLSLNVVNLETNLYLNVFLNAVAEMPAFTITAVLLEKFGRKPLAIGTLWFSGFFCLLGSLMRSVGLWKVVRMVCGILGIFGMAGTYNLLFIYTTELFPTVVRNAALGCATQAAQMGAILAPLVVVLGGGLPFVVFAVCGIVGGMLAFYLPETLNKPMYDTMAGMEDGESCADRSSTVSSC, translated from the exons ATGACTGACGCGTCAGCATCCGATCCTGTCGACCGGAACTCCGACCTACGGTCACCCCTGCTAGAGCCGGAAAAATATCCCGAACCCAAATCGGGACATGAGAGGCTCTGCATCGATGACATCCTCCAGAGATACTGCGGCGAGTTCGGGCCATGGCAGCTGAGGCACTTCGTGTTGACGAGCCTGGCTTGGGCTCTGGAGGCTTTCCACACCATGGTCATGATCTTTGCCGACCGCGAACCGGCGTGGACGTGCACGTCCGGTTCGGGATGCGACGTCGCGGCAGCCAGCGTTTGTGGGCTCGAACCGGGATCGTGGGAGTGGAACGATGGGTTGGGAAGCTCGACGGTGGCGGAGTGGGGATTGGTTTGTGGACAGAAGTATAGGGTTGGGCTGGCACAGGCCGTGTTCTTTGGCGGCTGCATGATAG GTGCTGGGATATTTGGCCATCTTTCAGACTCCTTCCTGGGGAGAAAGGGCTCTCTTACAGTAGTTTGTATCTTAAATGCCGTCTTTGGTTGCTTGACAGCGTTTTCCCCAGACTACTGGATCTACGTCTTACTACGCCTCCTAACTGGTTTCAGCACAGGCGGCGTTGGCCTTTGTGCTTTCGTCCTAGCCACCGAGCCCGTTGGCCCTTCAAAGCGCGGTTATGCCGGGATGTCCACATTCTACTTCTTTTCAACCGGAATCGCGCTACTCTCCGGTATAGCCTACATTTTCCGGTCATGGCGTGCTCTCTACATTGCTTCCTCCATTCCCTCCCTTCTCTTCCTCGTCACTGTCCTTCCTTTTATCTCCGAGTCTCCAAGATGGTATCTTGTTCGAGGAAAATTAACGGAGGCCATGAAACTCTTGCACTCCATCGCTAAATACAATGGAAAGCACCTCCCCGATGGAATTTTTCTGGCACTAGACGAGGAAGCAAATAACAGTTCAAACTATGAACAGACCTGCAAGCAGCAACTGGAAACTAACAAAGCAATAAGTGGTTCTCTCGTAGATGTGGTTCGCTCACCAGTCTCTCGCATCCGTCTTTGTCTTGCCGTGACCATTAATTTCCTGTGCTCGGTTGTGTACTATGGCCTTAGCCTAAACGTTGTCAACCTAGAAACTAATCTTTACCTCAACGTGTTCCTTAATGCAGTAGCCGAAATGCCAGCTTTTACGATCACAGCTGTGTTGCTGGAAAAGTTCGGAAGGAAGCCATTAGCAATAGGGACGTTATGGTTCAGTGGATTTTTCTGCTTATTGGGAAGCTTAATGAGAAGCGTGGGGCTATGGAAGGTAGTGAGAATGGTTTGTGGGATTTTGGGAATCTTTGGAATGGCTGGAACTTACAACTTGCTGTTCATTTATACAACGGAGCTGTTTCCAACGGTGGTCAGAAATGCAGCACTGGGATGTGCAACACAGGCGGCGCAAATGGGGGCAATCTTAGCACCGTTAGTGGTGGTTTTAGGGGGTGGGTTGCCGTTTGTGGTGTTTGCAGTGTGTGGGATTGTGGGAGGGATGCTTGCGTTTTACTTGCCGGAGACATTAAATAAGCCTATGTATGATACTATGGCAGGAATGGAGGATGGAGAAAGCTGTGCTGATAGATCAAGTACCGTGTCAAGTTGTTGA
- the LOC121235935 gene encoding (-)-germacrene D synthase-like: protein MSLQVSAVAAPTAQNHVMPEINRRSANFQPSIWGDHFLSYASEFLETDVKMRQQIEELKENVRTMLTATVEKPSQKLNLVDAIQRLGVSYHFDNEIQAILQQLQKTHESDDPENNDDLYTVALLFRLLRQDGYYVSCDMFNKFKDIKGNFKGSLCNDVKGILSLYEATHLRVKGEDILDEALVFTTTHLDQSVCGPLAAQVTHALKQPIRKGLQRLEARHYFSVYQEDASHDKVLLKFAKLDFNLLQKVHQKELAGIASWWKDLDFPRKLPFIRDRVVECYFWILGVYFEPKYCSARRILAKVISMTSVIDDIYDVYGTIEELDLFTEAIERWDMSAADKLPEYMKMSYQALLDVYTEMEQNLGKEKSYRVHYAIEAMKNQVRAYHHEAKWFHQKSIPTMDEYMPPALVSSGYPMLATTSLVGMGELVTKDSFEWLFSGPKIVTASTMVARLLNDIVSHKFEQKRGHVASAVECYMSQHGVTEEEAAHELRKQVTDAWEDINKECLYPTEVPMPILMRVLNLARVCDVVYKDEDGYTHGGIVLKDFVASLMVDPVPL from the exons ATGTCTCTTCAAGTTTCAGCAGTAGCTGCTCCAACAGCTCAGAATCATGTTATGCCAGAAATTAACCGTCGCTCAGCAAATTTTCAACCCAGCATTTGGGGTGACCATTTCCTCTCATATGCTTCTGAATTCCTG GAAACTGATGtgaaaatgaggcaacaaattGAGGAATTGAAGGAAAATGTGAGGACGATGCTCACCGCTACGGTTGAGAAGCCTTCACAAAAACTGAACTTGGTTGATGCAATTCAGCGCTTAGGCGTGTCTTACCATTTCGACAATGAGATTCAAGCAATTCTGCAACAACTGCAGAAGACTCATGAAAGTGATGACCCTGAAAATAATGATGACCTCTACACTGTTGCCCTGCTGTTTCGACTACTTAGACAAGACGGCTATTACGTTTCGTGTG ATATGTTCAACAAGTTCAAGGACATCAAAGGGAATTTTAAGGGATCGCTTTGCAATGATGTGAAAGGAATTTTAAGCTTGTATGAAGCCACACATCTCCGAGTAAAAGGTGAAGATATATTGGATGAGGCTCTTGTCTTCACTACCACACATCTTGATCAGTCTGTTTGCGGGCCTCTAGCAGCACAAGTAACCCATGCCTTGAAACAGCCTATCCGGAAAGGACTACAAAGGCTAGAGGCAAGGCATTACTTTTCTGTATACCAAGAAGACGCTTCACATGATAAAGTTCTTCTTAAGTTTGCAAAGTTGGATTTCAACCTATTGCAGAAAGTGCACCAGAAAGAACTTGCTGGCATTGCCAG CTGGTGGAAAGACTTGGACTTTCCAAGGAAGCTACCCTTTATCAGAGACAGGGTGGTTGAGTGCTATTTTTGGATACTGGGAGTGTACTTTGAGCCCAAATATTGCTCTGCTAGGAGGATTCTAGCCAAAGTGATCTCCATGACCTCTGTTATTGATGATATCTATGATGTGTATGGTACAATTGAAGAACTTGACCTCTTTACTGAAGCAATCGAGAG GTGGGATATGAGTGCTGCAGATAAACTCCCGGAGTACATGAAGATGAGTTACCAGGCACTCCTAGACGTTTACACTGAAATGGAGCAAAAcctaggaaaagaaaaatcgtATCGTGTTCACTATGCAATAGAAGCA ATGAAGAATCAAGTTAGGGCATACCACCATGAAGCCAAATGGTTCCACCAGAAAAGCATACCAACAATGGACGAATATATGCCCCCTGCACTTGTTTCCTCTGGCTACCCAATGTTAGCAACCACATCCTTAGTCGGAATGGGAGAACTTGTCACGAAGGATTCCTTCGAATGGTTGTTCAGTGGCCCTAAAATTGTCACAGCTTCAACAATGGTTGCCCGACTCCTGAATGACATCGTGTCACACaag TTTGAGCAAAAGAGAGGGCACGTTGCTTCGGCAGTAGAATGCTACATGTCACAGCATGGTGTTACAGAGGAAGAAGCAGCCCATGAATTGAGGAAACAAGTGACAGATGCATGGGAGGATATTAACAAAGAGTGCCTCTACCCAACCGAAGTCCCCATGCCAATTCTCATGCGAGTTCTCAACCTTGCACGTGTCTGTGATGTCGTGTACAAGGACGAAGATGGCTACACACATGGTGGAATTGTGCTCAAAGATTTTGTAGCGTCTTTAATGGTGGATCCTGTGCCCTTATAA
- the LOC121235933 gene encoding (-)-germacrene D synthase-like isoform X1 produces MFNKFKDRKGNFKGSLRNDVKGILSLYEATHLRVKGEDILDEALVFTTTHLESVAAQLSGPLAAQVTHALKQPIRKGLQRLEARHYFSVYQEDASHDKVLNFAKLDFNLLQKVHQKELSDIARWWKDLDFPRKLPFIRDRVVECYFWILGVYFEPQYCFARRMLTKVISMTSVIDDIYDVYGTIEELDLFTEAIERWDMSVVDKLPEYMKMSYQALLDVYTEMEQNLGEEKSYHVHYAIEAMKNQVRAYHHEAKWFHQKYIPTMDEYMPLALVTSAYEMLATTSLVGMGEIVTKDSFEWLFSDPKMVTASAVVCRLMDDIVSHKFEQKRGHVASAVECYMTQHGVTEEEAVHELSKQVTDAWKDINKECLYPTEVPMPILMRVLNLARVIDVVYKDEDGYTHAGIVLKDFVASLMVDPLPL; encoded by the exons ATGTTCAACAAGTTCAAGGACCGCAAAGGGAATTTTAAGGGATCGCTTCGCAATGATGTGAAAGGAATTTTAAGCTTGTATGAAGCCACACATCTCAGGGTAAAAGGTGAAGATATATTGGATGAGGCTCTTGTCTTCACTACCACACATCTTGAGTCTGTAGCAGCCCAATTAAGCGGGCCTTTAGCAGCACAAGTAACCCATGCCTTGAAACAGCCTATCCGGAAAGGACTACAAAGGCTAGAGGCAAGGCATTACTTTTCTGTATACCAAGAAGACGCTTCACATGATAAAGTTCTTAATTTTGCAAAGTTGGATTTCAACCTATTGCAGAAAGTGCACCAGAAAGAACTTTCTGACATTGCCAG GTGGTGGAAAGACTTGGACTTTCCAAGGAAGCTACCCTTTATCAGAGACAGGGTGGTTGAGTGCTATTTTTGGATACTGGGAGTGTACTTTGAGCCCCAATATTGCTTTGCTAGGAGGATGCTAACCAAAGTGATCTCCATGACCTCTGTTATTGATGATATCTATGATGTGTATGGTACAATTGAAGAACTTGACCTTTTTACTGAAGCAATCGAGAG GTGGGATATGAGTGTTGTAGATAAACTCCCAGAGTACATGAAAATGAGTTACCAGGCACTCCTAGACGTTTACACTGAAATGGAGCAAAACCTAGGTGAAGAAAAATCGTATCATGTCCACTATGCAATAGAAGCA ATGAAGAATCAAGTTAGAGCATACCACCATGAAGCCAAATGGTTCCACCAGAAATACATACCAACAATGGACGAATATATGCCCCTTGCTCTTGTTACCTCTGCCTACGAAATGTTAGCAACCACATCCTTAGTCGGAATGGGAGAAATTGTCACAAAGGATTCATTCGAATGGTTGTTCAGTGACCCTAAAATGGTCACTGCTTCAGCAGTGGTTTGCCGACTCATGGATGACATCGTGTCACACAag TTTGAGCAAAAGAGAGGGCACGTTGCTTCGGCTGTTGAATGCTACATGACACAGCACGGTGTTACAGAGGAAGAAGCAGTCCATGAATTGAGTAAACAAGTGACAGATGCATGGAAGGATATAAACAAAGAGTGCCTCTACCCAACCGAAGTCCCCATGCCAATTCTCATGCGAGTTCTCAACCTGGCACGTGTCATTGATGTCGTGTACAAGGATGAAGATGGCTACACACATGCTGGGATTGTGCTCAAAGATTTTGTAGCGTCTTTAATGGTGGATCCTTTGCCCTTATAA